The genomic window CGACGAATAATGACGTAATGTACTCATTAGTTGAATCGTGTAAACGATATCATATTCCTTATCGTTCAATCTGATAAGAATTATAAGACTTACCAATATCCAACCCTGTGTTTGTGGTGAATTTGAAAGTTCACTCTCCGATGAAATGCTAGTCCCCTGCCTGTCGCTCTCATCTTCCGAACAGTCAGATCGATTCGAACCTGAaacaaatgcaaataaaattaaaaaaaaatgcttttaattttataataaataaataaataaatattggacaacattacatagattactctgatcccaatgtaagtagctaaagcacttgtgttatggaaaatcagaagtaacgacggtaccacatacacccagacccaagacaatatagaaaacttataaactttttctacatcgactcggccgggaatcgaacccgggaccacggagtggtgtacccatgaaaaccggtgtacacacaactcgaccaagGATGtcgtcaaatataaataaataataataatcatatcagTAGCTTCttgtatttgattatataaatgtcTAGACTGTCAAATCTGAGAACGCGAAAATAATGGTGACCAACAGTTGAcgactaagtacacgcacacaagTAAAGTAGGGTGACGTTTGATGAGTgtcaagataataaagttggctcgtttgttttagttcctTTGTAGTTCGACACTCTATCTAGATATTTATTGGTTAGATCTTTCTTCATAGGTATCGAAATGATGAATTTTGCTTAATACCTTTAGAATCTTGTACGCTAAAACACTAATTCTAATTCGAACACATCATGACTAatgaatataatcatataagttATCGTGATAAGACAATGCGACCGACGGATGCTAACTCACTCCTTTGTTAAACGACTTCAAAAAATTAAGAAGGCTCGGTTGTATTTCTTtacggtagggctttgtgcaactcatcagatattctgccgccaagcagccaTACAtctataactacaggcacacgggacataacatcttagttcccaaggttaaaggcgcattggcgaagtaagggatggttactatttctaacagcgccaatgtctatgggcggtggtgaccacttaacatcagatggcAAATTTTCCGGTCCTCctaccaattacataaaaataaccagTTTGGTCCCAttgaattaaaagataaataccaCCCCTTAGAGAGAAAAAATAcgactttttgttattttggttaaattaaatataaatattccaagaataatttattcaagtaagcttttacaatgAGTTATAAATCGcaatattcaaatcaattttataaagtaaattattcttGAAAATCATCTATCGACGGCATATAGCATATAATATCGgtcttaatgtaaattttacacgTTTGTCGATAAAAAAGTCTAGTATTTGTCTTGAAAAATTACGGAACTAAGGTATACTCCAAATGTTTAGTTTCTTTAACTTAAACTTTTGTAGTTCGTGGAaacattgcatttttttaaatattgataagaaTTCCGTGCAAAGTCTGGCTGAATATTTAGTATGATTATCTATATTTTGCAATATTGTCTTTCTCAAATCGATGTCTTCATTATTAAGTACAATATGAATTTGGTAAATCCCATCAGAAGATAAGATATGACAATGGTATAAGTGGTAATGACAGCGTTTTGGGGTCCATTTAATTTTGACAGGATGAAAATTTTACTTGTTGTCCTCGGGCTTGCTTTGGCTGTAGCAGCCGAGGAGCCAATTAGTCTCTTCTACCATGAGACGATTGGTATACCAGAAGCCACAAGTATCAAGCGCGCTGAAGAAGCCCAGGAATTTGACGGAACTAGGATTATAGGCGGACAGGCTTCCTCCCTTGGAGCTCATCCTTTTTtggtaatttatattcaatgctGAATATTTTAATGCTTGAATAATTtcgaagtttttaattaaataatgttatcttCGATAGGGTTTACTCACAACATTGACATCCGGTGGACAATCCGTCTGCGGTTCATCCCTAGTCACCAACAATAAGCTCGTGACAGCTGCTCATGAACAGTGAACCAGAGCCGTCAGATAACTGTCGTCCTCGGATCTATCCGCACCTTCTCTGGGGGTGTTCGTATCAACACTAACAATATCCAAATGCACGGAAGCTACAATACCAATAATCTCATATATCGATATTGATATCATCACCATCAGCTGGGTTGGTTTCACGAGGGGGTATtgttttttcattcaaaataaaattaatacgcaTTGTAGATTCTAACCgtcctaaatttatatttcagataATATAAACCGCATTAACATTCCTTCTGGCAGCAACAGCTACGCCGGTACTTGGGCTACCGCTGTTGGTTTTGGAAGAACCAGTGATTGTAAgtgattattacttaaatttaaaaaaaagcatctaTCTCAAGAGACAGATTTCTGATACGGTTGgagataaaacattattttattttatttatgtaataattagtaACAAGCATGTGAATTTTTAGCCACCGCTATTTCGCAAAGTCAAGCAATGAGGCATGTAAACCTTCAAGTTATCACGAACAACGTGTGCGCTTCGACTTACGGTACCAGTGTCATCATCAGCTCCACTATTTGTACTAGTGGTGCTGGTAATATCGGCTCGTGCACTGGTAATTCTGGTGGACCTCTCGCCTCTGGCAGTGGCAACAACCGTCAACTGGTcagtgctttttttttttttaaataaacaattgtcaTATGTATGTCTATATTTAATACTGTTTCTAATCTTCAGCTTGGTGTTACATCGTTCGTCGCTAGAGCTGGTTGCCAACGTGGACTGCCCGCCGGTTTCGCAAGAGTTACCAAGAAATCCATCCGGATTCCTTTCCAgacaggcttacacaaagccctaccgagtattcaatttttttttaatataactgtttacattttgtatctaaatgttataattaggaCAGATAATAAATCAGACAGCGATCAATCAAAATTACTTTGATAAAAGACAAATATCCTATTAGTTAAGTcctattaacttttaaaaatactatttctgATTTCGGGTGTTGGCgtcaataaatcaatatttttattatatacaaaaataatacaaatgtaaaGGTCACCCTTATATTAGCAAATCCAAAACTAAAATCCGGTACAgatgtaatgataaaatatttcgttcAATATAAATAGCACGAAATCGTTTACCAAATCAggtgttatattaaaatgaagatCCTTTTCATCATCATCGGTCTCGTCCTAGTGGCCACTGCTCAGGAACCAATCACAATAAACTACCACGAAGATGTTGGTATATTAGAGGCGAGACGTATCAAGTTAGCCGAGAGAGCCTTAGACTTTGATGGGTCCAGGGTTGTAGGTGGTCAAATTTCCAGTCTAGGCCAATTTCCACACTTGGTAAGTAATCATTTATTGGATCTATTCATATTTTAGGATGATAGTTGATGATGTCAGTTAATATTTCAGTGTTCATAATGATAATTTCAGGCTGGTTTGGTAATTGCTTTAACTAGCGAAAGACAGTCAGTGTGTGGACCTTCTCTCCTCTCGAACCAAAAATTGCTAACCGCTGCTCATTGTTGTAAAGACGTTCGCAATCAGGTTCGTTTATTCACCGTCGTTCTTGGTTCTATAAGATTATTTACCGGAGGCGTTCGCATTAACACCAACAATGTCGAAGTGCATGGTAGCTACAACCCTACGAACCTAAACAACGACTTTGCCATCATTACCATTCCTCGCCTTGGTTTCACCAGTAAGTGTtcattttctttgaaatttaaCTCAATAAGTTTAAGATCAATTTACATCTACATGCACCTTAGTAAACATCGCGATATAGCGAACGCGTCATTTGTAGCGTattcaaagtttttataaaataaaatgaacgaaTGTATGTTCGTTAACCGTCtacaagtttatatatataatctcgCTGTGTCTGACACGTTATCAACTGGATCGACTGGTGCTGGAACATATGAATAAACCTCGCGtccacttaatttatttatactcatATTTCAGATATTATCAATCGCGTCGCTCTGTCACGGGAAATAGAAATTTCGTCGGCACATTAGCCACCGCTGCCGGTTTTGGCAGAACCGGTGATGGTAggtttacataattaaattacatatgtatatatatttaaattagatttttgcAATT from Vanessa tameamea isolate UH-Manoa-2023 chromosome 17, ilVanTame1 primary haplotype, whole genome shotgun sequence includes these protein-coding regions:
- the LOC113400454 gene encoding serine protease 3-like produces the protein MRHVNLQVITNNVCASTYGTSVIISSTICTSGAGNIGSCTGNSGGPLASGSGNNRQLLGVTSFVARAGCQRGLPAGFARVTKKSIRIPFQTGLHKALPRQIINQTAINQNYFDKRQISY